The Paenibacillus uliginis N3/975 genome has a window encoding:
- a CDS encoding glycosyltransferase family 4 protein, producing MNNILYIQPYASHVGGVDTVLLQLVQGLDKTKYRPYVVLPAPSPYVEKYEAAGAKVIFTTLAVFGKPTDPAYYVRNLINLFRSIKSLRKIVNEYGIDLIHSHKMELMGGNIVGKLLGIPTLQTVHELPRKPLFAYKCIGYLNHLFNDKVIVLCDRSTVMFKWGKRYSDKLIKIYNGIEINQSSVQKKITNSLKQELGIADDDKIVITVARLSPMKGIEYLLKAAHITKQTNPDLKYIIIGDVAFESEMSYKEQLKSLANELALNNVYFLGLRRDVPDLLPQADLFVLPSVYDIFPTVILEAMVASLPIVATDVGGVPEMVTPDTGYLVPPMNEEALAQAIIRMFSNEEMTRFGLNSKTRVLQKFTREQYLNSTLKVYNTLLSGKSTSNGRKMVHEK from the coding sequence ATGAATAATATACTTTACATTCAGCCCTATGCCAGTCACGTAGGCGGTGTAGACACTGTACTGCTTCAACTCGTTCAAGGATTGGATAAAACAAAGTATAGACCATATGTCGTATTACCCGCACCTAGCCCCTATGTTGAAAAATATGAAGCAGCCGGAGCCAAAGTAATATTTACAACCTTGGCTGTATTTGGAAAGCCGACCGATCCTGCATACTACGTTCGTAATCTGATAAATTTGTTTCGATCTATTAAGTCCCTCAGAAAGATTGTCAATGAATATGGAATTGACCTTATTCATTCCCACAAGATGGAGTTGATGGGCGGAAATATAGTTGGAAAGCTCCTTGGTATCCCAACCCTTCAAACAGTTCATGAACTGCCTAGAAAACCGCTATTTGCTTATAAATGTATTGGATACTTAAATCATTTGTTCAATGACAAAGTGATTGTTTTATGTGATCGAAGTACAGTGATGTTTAAGTGGGGGAAACGCTACTCTGATAAGCTCATCAAAATTTATAACGGAATTGAAATAAATCAATCATCAGTTCAAAAAAAAATTACAAATAGTTTGAAGCAAGAATTAGGTATTGCTGATGATGACAAGATCGTTATTACGGTTGCACGTCTTTCTCCAATGAAGGGGATAGAATACTTACTTAAAGCAGCGCATATCACTAAACAAACAAACCCAGATTTAAAATATATAATTATAGGCGATGTAGCGTTTGAATCGGAGATGAGTTATAAAGAACAGTTAAAAAGCTTAGCTAACGAATTAGCTTTGAATAATGTTTATTTTTTAGGACTGCGAAGAGATGTCCCTGACTTATTACCGCAAGCAGATTTGTTCGTACTTCCGTCCGTATACGATATATTTCCAACAGTTATTCTTGAAGCAATGGTAGCATCATTGCCGATTGTAGCGACTGATGTTGGGGGCGTTCCAGAAATGGTTACTCCTGATACAGGGTATTTAGTCCCTCCGATGAATGAAGAAGCTCTTGCCCAAGCAATTATACGCATGTTCAGTAATGAAGAAATGACTCGATTTGGTCTTAACAGCAAAACACGTGTTCTACAGAAGTTTACACGAGAACAATATCTGAACTCAACATTAAAAGTGTACAATACGCTGTTAAGCGGTAAGTCAACTTCTAATGGGAGAAAGATGGTCCATGAAAAATAA
- a CDS encoding glycosyltransferase family 4 protein, with protein sequence MKPKIVFVINYFYPDYASTGQLLTELCLHIQHDFQITVIAAQPEEALMRDHTKKRFMHDKLENIDIIRIRLPKQNKRNKWSRLRYIAAYFFYANLSVLKQKDIQILYTISTPPILGGLIGSIGKFFKRAKHIYNIQDFNPEQAEAVSYMKYKSLYRVARWLDTINCKYADHIITVGHDMQETLYKRFANQAITDSTVINNWTDEQEIVPLTKDHPKVHEFIKCNGWENKFIVMYSGNMGLYYDLENLIKIAEDLSNYDDIVFAFIGDGAVKSEMETYVRQNQLSNVFFLPFQPKAEIKYTLNAADVHLVVNQKGIKGVSVPSKIYGVMAAGKPILGVLEKGSEACLLIEHSGCGIVAEPQNYSVIVEELKSLYELDRNLLTSKGIQGREYLERHLRKEQSLDKYRTLLISI encoded by the coding sequence ATGAAGCCAAAGATTGTTTTCGTAATCAATTATTTTTATCCTGACTATGCATCAACTGGGCAACTTTTGACAGAACTATGTCTTCATATACAACATGACTTTCAAATAACGGTTATAGCAGCCCAACCGGAAGAAGCATTGATGAGGGATCATACAAAGAAAAGGTTCATGCACGATAAATTGGAGAATATCGATATTATTAGGATTCGGCTCCCAAAACAGAATAAACGAAATAAATGGAGTAGGTTGCGATATATCGCAGCTTATTTTTTTTATGCTAATTTATCCGTTCTCAAGCAAAAGGATATTCAGATCCTCTACACCATCTCCACGCCTCCTATTTTAGGCGGGTTGATAGGATCGATTGGAAAATTCTTCAAAAGGGCAAAACATATTTATAATATTCAGGATTTTAATCCCGAACAAGCTGAAGCTGTAAGTTACATGAAATACAAGTCCCTTTACCGTGTGGCAAGATGGCTGGATACAATAAATTGTAAATACGCGGATCACATTATTACTGTTGGCCACGATATGCAAGAAACATTGTATAAAAGATTTGCTAATCAGGCAATTACAGATAGCACCGTTATTAACAATTGGACCGACGAGCAAGAGATTGTCCCTCTAACGAAAGATCATCCTAAGGTGCATGAGTTCATTAAATGCAACGGCTGGGAGAATAAGTTTATTGTCATGTATTCGGGCAATATGGGATTGTATTACGATTTAGAAAACTTGATAAAGATAGCCGAGGATCTATCCAATTATGATGACATTGTCTTTGCGTTTATTGGAGATGGAGCGGTTAAATCTGAAATGGAGACATATGTGAGACAGAATCAACTAAGCAACGTCTTCTTCTTGCCATTTCAACCGAAAGCAGAGATTAAATATACATTGAATGCGGCAGACGTTCATTTGGTAGTAAACCAGAAAGGAATTAAGGGTGTTTCTGTTCCCAGCAAGATTTATGGTGTCATGGCTGCAGGCAAGCCAATCTTAGGGGTTCTTGAGAAAGGCAGCGAGGCATGCCTATTAATTGAACATAGTGGCTGCGGAATAGTTGCTGAGCCACAAAACTATTCAGTCATAGTAGAGGAATTAAAATCCCTCTATGAACTTGATCGTAATCTGTTAACGAGCAAAGGGATACAAGGAAGAGAATATTTAGAACGGCATTTAAGAAAAGAACAATCGTTGGATAAGTATCGTACCCTTTTAATATCAATTTAA
- a CDS encoding putative colanic acid biosynthesis acetyltransferase, translating into MGERWSMKNNRIRLDLYSQDGYSRGRSGWFVLLWWLVQGSLFRFSLHPMYRWRNFLLHLFGARIGKGVQVRSTAKFTYPWKVTIGDYSWIGDNAEFYSLDHIEVGEHCVVSQRSYLCTGTHNIHDPKFGLITKPIKISDGAWIASDVFVNPGITIGVMSIVAARSTVTRDVPSNEIHAGSPARFMKHRFEEMEEIQRLKEVVV; encoded by the coding sequence ATGGGAGAAAGATGGTCCATGAAAAATAACAGGATTAGATTAGATTTGTATAGTCAGGACGGATACTCAAGAGGAAGAAGCGGGTGGTTCGTATTACTATGGTGGCTTGTCCAGGGGAGCCTGTTTCGTTTCTCTCTGCATCCCATGTATCGATGGCGTAATTTTCTTCTACATTTATTTGGTGCTCGTATAGGTAAGGGGGTTCAGGTAAGATCTACGGCTAAATTTACATATCCATGGAAAGTAACCATTGGGGACTATTCATGGATTGGTGATAACGCTGAGTTCTATAGTCTGGATCACATTGAAGTTGGTGAACATTGCGTAGTGTCTCAACGTTCATATCTTTGCACCGGAACTCATAATATTCATGATCCAAAATTCGGATTAATTACAAAGCCCATTAAAATCAGTGATGGTGCTTGGATCGCAAGTGATGTGTTTGTGAATCCTGGCATCACAATTGGTGTGATGTCGATAGTAGCCGCAAGAAGCACCGTTACTCGAGATGTGCCTTCAAATGAAATACATGCTGGATCACCTGCGCGTTTCATGAAACATAGGTTCGAAGAAATGGAAGAGATACAACGATTGAAAGAGGTTGTCGTATGA